From Sporolactobacillus pectinivorans:
TTCAAATTCTTTTCCTTGTCTCCCCAAACAGCATTAAAAGTGACAACGGACAAGTTAATGACATCTTTAAACATTTTACCTCTTCTTTCCATATTTTATTATTGTGCAATAATAAAATATCACTATATTGTGAAATGTCAATTTGCTTGTAAGATAATTTACCATACAAACTAAGCAATTTACTGCATCGCCAACTCTTTTTATATGTACTGTCAATCAAAGAAAGAGCCCTATTTTGTTAGATAATAACATAATTTCTGCTCAATCTCCCATATTAGTTATGTATAAGTAAAATTAAAATAATTAGATATTTCAAGAAAAAGCGATTGACTTTTCAATACAAACAGATTAATCTAAAAACATGATTTTTTGAGATCGTGTGAAACCGGTTTTAGTTAAGCCTATTAATCAGATTTATAGAATGTTTACAAATAATGTGGAACCAATTTTAATTTTTATTCAATGTGAAACCGGTTTTAGAAAATGTTTCTAATTTGGCAGGAGGCGTTGCTTTGTCCACTATAAGAGATGTTGCGAGATTGGCAGGCGTGTCGGCCGCAACTGTATCCCGTGTCTTGAATGATAAGGGCTATGTCAGTGAAGAAAAAAAAGAAAAAATCGAAAAAGTAATAAAGGAGTTGAAATACGAACCAAATCAAGTTGCTAGAGGCTTGGCAAAAAAAACGTCAAAAACCCTTGCATTAATCGTCACAGACATTGCCAATCCATTTTTTCCAGAACTTGCGAAAGGAGCTGAAAAGATCGCCTATCTAAATGGCTATTCATTATTATTGGGAAACACAAAAGGTATGGATCATCAGGATGATGATTACGTCAAGTTACTGATGAATAAATACATAGATGGCGTAATCATAGCTTCGCATGATATTGATACAAAAATATTAAAAGAGCAGGAAAACACACCAATGGTTGTGCTTGAAATGGATAATGATATCGAAAATGCCTGCACGATTAAAGTGGACAACTATTATGGAGCAATGGTAGCAACCCGTCACTTATTAACTGCCGGCTGTCGAAAGATAGCTCATATTTATGGACCTCAGTACGATTCTACTGCTAAAGAAAGATTGGAAGGTTATAAGGCAGTGATCAGTGGCACTTTGGGGGCAACAGCCATACTAACAGCTGGTGACTTTACAATAAATGGAGGAGCGGAAGCGGCTCAAAATCTTTTAAATAAATACCCTGATATAGATGGAATATTTGCAGGCAACGATTTGATGGCTATAGGTGTATTAAAAAAATTAAACCAGCTTAAGGTTAAGGTCCCCGAAGATATTGCGGTTTGTGGATTCGACGGTATCTTTCTTACACAGGTTACCAATCCGGAATTGACAACTATTGAACAGCCTATTTATAAAATGGGAGAATTGGCAGCTGAAAAGTTAATTTTTAGGATTAATCATCCTTCATATAAAAAAGAAACTATTGAGCTCAAGACAAAGTTAAATATTCGGGAATCAACATTAATCATAAGAAGTGGCAATAAGAGAAAACACTTTGTGGACAAGTAAACAAGATTGATATTAAGTTGCATAGATATGCTTTGGAAATAATTATTGCAAAATTTAAAATTAACATAGTGTTGAAAATATAAAGGGATGATTAGATATGAGGTTATTGTTCGTTGGCGAGTCTTGGGTCATACATATGATTCATACAAAGGGGTATGACAGTTTTACTTCAACAAAATATGAAGAGGGGGCGACCTATTTAATTCAGTGCTTAAGAGATTCAGGTATTGAAGTTGATTACATGCCTTCTCATGAAGTGCAAGTCAGATTTCCAAAATCAGAACAGGAAATAGAAAAATATGATGCCATTGTGTTGAGCGATATTGGCAGCAATACTTTCTTACTAAGGAATGAGACATTTTATGAGATGAAAATAGTGCCCAATGCTTTGGAACTGATCAAAAAGTTCGTAAAAGATGGCGGCGGTTTTTTGATGATCGGTGGATATCTATCTTTCACTGGTGTCGAAGGAAAAGCAAATTACAAAAATACCGTGCTTGCTGACGTTCTCCCGGTAGAATTGTTGAGCACGGATGATCGGATTGAAATGCCGCAGGGAGTCCATCCTGTTACGGTTAAAGAGGAAAATATAACGAGGGGACTGACTGAATGGCCCCCCTTTCTAGGATATAACAGATTTATTGCTAAAACAGACTCGGATGTTTTAGCGACAATCCAAAACGATCCGTTTATTGTTACCGGTCATTATGGTAAAGGAAAAACAGCATGTTTTGCAAGTGACTGCGCACCTCATTGGGGATCAAAGGAATTTGTTGATTGGGAACAATACAAAAGTTTGTGGATTCGCATTTTACAATTTATTTCAAGAAAGAGCTGATTAAAGAATGGCAGAATTAAATCTTAAAAAAACAGTTCTGGAGCAAAAAGAAAAATTTGTTGATTTTTTGTCTTTAATGGTTAAAACAGATACGCAGGTTAAAGGGCAGGGTATTCTTGGTGGAAATGAAAGATTTGGTCAGAAAATGGTTAAGCAGAAACTTCTGGATTTAAATTTTGATGTTGATGAATTCGATGTTGAAGATGACAAGATTAAAAAATTTCCTGGTGCAAATCTGGGACACCAGAATGAAAACAGGCCAAATGTTGTTGGTGTTCTGAAAGGTTCAGGGGGAGGAAGGTCCCTGATATTAAATGGGCACATTGATACAATGCCCTACGGTGATAAATCGCAATGGTCAAAGGATCCCTTCCTAGGTGAGATTGTAGATGATGAAATTTATGGACTGGGTGCTACGGATATGAAAGGTTCGCTGTCAGCAATGATTCTGGCAGCTGAAGTAATTAAGATTTCGGGCCTTCGTCTGAAGGGTGATCTTATTATTCAGTCGATAGTTGATGAGGAAGGCGGCGGAAACGGGACGATGGCATGTGTTGAAAGAGGGTACAGGGCTGACGGTGCTATTGTAGGTGAACCAACACAATTGCATCTTCAAACAGCTCATATGGGTTTTCTCTTTCATGATATCAAAGTAACCGGTGAAAGTCTTCATTCCAGTCAATTATGGGAGGGGGTTAACGCTATTGACAAGGCATTAATAATCTATCGTGCTTTAAAAAATCTTGAGCGAAGATGGCTTATGACGCGAAGACATCCGCTT
This genomic window contains:
- a CDS encoding LacI family DNA-binding transcriptional regulator is translated as MSTIRDVARLAGVSAATVSRVLNDKGYVSEEKKEKIEKVIKELKYEPNQVARGLAKKTSKTLALIVTDIANPFFPELAKGAEKIAYLNGYSLLLGNTKGMDHQDDDYVKLLMNKYIDGVIIASHDIDTKILKEQENTPMVVLEMDNDIENACTIKVDNYYGAMVATRHLLTAGCRKIAHIYGPQYDSTAKERLEGYKAVISGTLGATAILTAGDFTINGGAEAAQNLLNKYPDIDGIFAGNDLMAIGVLKKLNQLKVKVPEDIAVCGFDGIFLTQVTNPELTTIEQPIYKMGELAAEKLIFRINHPSYKKETIELKTKLNIRESTLIIRSGNKRKHFVDK
- a CDS encoding glutamine amidotransferase, yielding MRLLFVGESWVIHMIHTKGYDSFTSTKYEEGATYLIQCLRDSGIEVDYMPSHEVQVRFPKSEQEIEKYDAIVLSDIGSNTFLLRNETFYEMKIVPNALELIKKFVKDGGGFLMIGGYLSFTGVEGKANYKNTVLADVLPVELLSTDDRIEMPQGVHPVTVKEENITRGLTEWPPFLGYNRFIAKTDSDVLATIQNDPFIVTGHYGKGKTACFASDCAPHWGSKEFVDWEQYKSLWIRILQFISRKS
- a CDS encoding ArgE/DapE family deacylase encodes the protein MAELNLKKTVLEQKEKFVDFLSLMVKTDTQVKGQGILGGNERFGQKMVKQKLLDLNFDVDEFDVEDDKIKKFPGANLGHQNENRPNVVGVLKGSGGGRSLILNGHIDTMPYGDKSQWSKDPFLGEIVDDEIYGLGATDMKGSLSAMILAAEVIKISGLRLKGDLIIQSIVDEEGGGNGTMACVERGYRADGAIVGEPTQLHLQTAHMGFLFHDIKVTGESLHSSQLWEGVNAIDKALIIYRALKNLERRWLMTRRHPLLPGPTINLGVIEGGVAGSVVPNSCTMKFCLHYHPEKNESKEVTRDRVKGEVNEAVKLATDSDPWLKKNPPQVNIYQEGFPFETELSHPLVQEMKQTLNKVIDRAVIEGMPAGCDARTLSEFGQTPAIILGCGNPQHCHCVNESVPVHQFLSLIEIYANFIVTWCGIESAVK